A genomic stretch from Bordetella sp. N includes:
- the map gene encoding type I methionyl aminopeptidase — MGIVTDPADLDKMRLACQGAARVLDYLTPFVKPGVTTGELDRLALDYVTNTLQAKSATVGYAPPGYPPFPGAICTSVNHQVCHGIPGDKVLKSGDVVNIDVTIIKDGWYGDTSRMYYVGEPSVLARRLTETTYECMWLGIQQVRGGATLGDIGNAIQKYAEGKGYSVVREFCGHGVGRRFHEDPQVLHYGKPGTGVKLVPGMIFTIEPMINAGRREIRQLSDGWTVVTRDHSLSAQWEHTVLVTETGYEVLTVSPEMPAPPAFITETVAAPAA; from the coding sequence ATGGGCATAGTCACCGACCCCGCCGATCTGGACAAAATGCGCCTGGCCTGCCAGGGCGCCGCACGCGTACTCGATTATCTGACCCCGTTTGTTAAACCGGGCGTCACCACGGGCGAACTCGATCGCCTGGCGCTCGATTACGTCACCAACACGCTGCAGGCCAAATCGGCCACCGTGGGCTACGCGCCCCCCGGATATCCGCCCTTCCCCGGCGCCATCTGTACGTCGGTGAACCATCAGGTCTGCCACGGCATTCCCGGCGACAAGGTGCTGAAAAGCGGGGACGTGGTCAATATCGACGTCACCATCATCAAGGATGGCTGGTACGGCGACACCAGCCGCATGTATTACGTGGGCGAACCGTCCGTCCTGGCCCGCCGCCTGACCGAAACCACCTACGAATGCATGTGGCTGGGCATCCAGCAGGTGCGCGGTGGCGCCACCCTGGGCGATATCGGCAATGCCATCCAGAAGTATGCCGAAGGCAAGGGCTACTCGGTGGTGCGCGAATTCTGCGGCCACGGCGTGGGCCGGCGCTTCCACGAAGATCCCCAGGTGCTGCACTACGGCAAGCCGGGCACCGGCGTGAAACTGGTGCCGGGAATGATCTTCACCATCGAGCCCATGATCAACGCCGGGCGCCGCGAAATCCGCCAGCTGTCCGACGGCTGGACCGTGGTGACGCGCGACCACAGCCTGTCCGCGCAATGGGAACACACCGTGCTGGTCACCGAAACCGGCTACGAAGTGCTGACCGTGTCGCCGGAGATGCCGGCGCCGCCGGCCTTTATTACCGAGACGGTAGCCGCCCCGGCCGCCTGA
- the frr gene encoding ribosome recycling factor: protein MSVADTKKSAESRMSKSLETLKVNLSKIRTGRAHTGILDHVQVEYYGSPVPVGQVANVNLIDARTLNVQPYEKHMAGPIEKAIRDSDLGLNPVSMGETIRVPMPALTEERRRDLTKVVRNEGEDAKIAVRNLRREANDTLKKLVKDKTISEDDERRAQDDVQKLTDRCVADIDKMITQKEAEIMTV, encoded by the coding sequence ATGAGCGTCGCAGACACCAAAAAATCGGCTGAATCACGCATGAGCAAGTCCCTCGAGACGCTCAAGGTGAATCTGTCCAAAATTCGCACCGGGCGCGCCCACACCGGCATCCTGGATCACGTGCAGGTGGAGTACTACGGTTCGCCCGTGCCCGTGGGGCAGGTGGCCAACGTCAACCTGATCGACGCTCGTACGCTGAACGTGCAACCCTACGAAAAGCATATGGCCGGCCCGATCGAAAAGGCCATCCGTGATTCGGACCTGGGCCTGAACCCGGTGTCGATGGGTGAAACCATCCGCGTGCCGATGCCCGCACTGACTGAAGAGCGTCGCCGCGACCTGACCAAGGTCGTGCGCAACGAAGGCGAGGACGCCAAGATCGCCGTGCGCAACCTGCGCCGTGAAGCCAACGACACCTTGAAGAAGCTGGTCAAGGACAAGACGATCTCGGAAGACGACGAGCGCCGCGCACAGGATGACGTGCAGAAGCTGACGGATCGTTGCGTCGCCGACATCGACAAGATGATCACCCAGAAAGAAGCGGAGATCATGACCGTCTAG
- the rpsB gene encoding 30S ribosomal protein S2, with protein MSLMREMLEAGVHFGHQTRYWNPKMSQYIFGHRNKIHIINLEQTVAKYQEATKFVKQLAARGGNILFVGTKRAAREIVAGEAARAGQPYVDARWLGGMLTNFKTVKTSIKRLKDMEVVVAEGGAERMIKKEGLLFQRELDKLNKSIGGIKDMNGLPDALFVIDVGYHKIAIAEARTLGIPVVAVVDTNHSPDGIDYVIPGNDDSAKAIALYAKGIADAVLEGREQNLNGVVEGAGEEGQEEFVEVQDGQA; from the coding sequence ATGTCCCTCATGCGCGAAATGCTGGAAGCCGGTGTCCACTTTGGTCACCAAACCCGTTACTGGAACCCCAAGATGTCGCAGTACATCTTCGGCCATCGTAACAAGATTCACATCATCAACCTGGAACAGACGGTCGCCAAGTACCAGGAAGCCACCAAGTTCGTGAAGCAGCTGGCTGCTCGCGGCGGCAACATCCTGTTCGTCGGCACCAAGCGCGCTGCCCGTGAAATCGTCGCCGGCGAAGCCGCGCGGGCCGGCCAGCCCTACGTCGATGCCCGTTGGCTCGGCGGCATGCTGACCAACTTCAAGACGGTCAAGACCTCGATCAAGCGCCTGAAGGACATGGAAGTCGTCGTCGCCGAAGGCGGCGCCGAGCGTATGATCAAGAAGGAAGGCCTGCTGTTCCAACGCGAACTGGACAAGCTGAACAAGTCGATCGGCGGCATCAAGGACATGAACGGTCTGCCCGACGCTCTGTTCGTCATCGACGTCGGCTACCACAAGATCGCCATCGCCGAAGCGCGCACGCTGGGTATCCCGGTCGTGGCCGTGGTTGATACCAACCACTCGCCCGACGGTATCGACTACGTCATCCCCGGCAACGACGACTCGGCCAAGGCCATCGCGCTGTACGCCAAGGGTATCGCTGACGCCGTGCTGGAAGGCCGCGAACAGAACCTGAACGGCGTGGTTGAAGGCGCCGGTGAAGAAGGTCAGGAAGAATTCGTGGAAGTGCAGGACGGCCAGGCGTAA
- the bamA gene encoding outer membrane protein assembly factor BamA yields the protein MLFRRLFQNKKGMWASLLAMLLLPALAHAFEPFVVRDIRVEGIQRIDAGTVFGYLPVKVGQKFTEEDATEAVRRLYGSGFFSDVSVNTDRDVVVVNVQERATIASISFNGMREFDAKAITTSLQQVGFAEGRIFDRSMLERAEFELKQQYMTKGKYGVEVTATVTPLPRNRVGISFDIFEGEVARIREIHFVGNKAFSESDLLDQIQLTTPGWLTWYTDTDKYSREKLEGDVERIRSFYLDRGYLEYNAEPPQVTISPDRKDIFITFTVHEGEPYKVRSVKLAGNLLGLDTEINKLVKIKAGDTFSAAEVNDTNKAITDYLGELGYAFANVNPNPQMDRAKHETDLTFYVDPSRRVYVRRIQIGGNTRTRDEVVRREMRQQESAWYDAGDIKMSRDRIDRLGYFNDVNVKTDPVPGSPDQVDVNVDVKEKPTGMVNLGVGYGSTDRAILSAGISEDNVFGSGTNLTLQLNTSATNRAAVLSHTDPYWTKDGISRTTSLYYRQTKPFLDNDGEYRVKTYGLGMNFGIPISEYDRITLGGAFERNQIDLYDDSPQAYQDFVKQYGDSTNAFIFTSGWQKDTRDSALAPNKGYFTKLQAQASTMDLKYTMLSGQQQIFLPLSRSYTLALNGMIDYGNAYGGKDYPVIKNVYAGGIGTVRGYEGSSLGPRDTLTGDYIGGARRIVANAQLYLPFPGANKDRTLRWFIFTDAGQVKPGSGMQCTTGKSSDPVTDPCGWRFSAGVGLSWQSPLGPLQLSYARPLNQKPGDDSQSFQFQIGTGF from the coding sequence ATGCTTTTTCGCAGGCTGTTTCAAAACAAGAAGGGAATGTGGGCGAGCCTTCTTGCCATGCTGCTGTTGCCAGCGCTGGCTCACGCCTTCGAACCCTTCGTCGTACGGGACATCCGCGTTGAGGGCATCCAACGGATCGACGCCGGTACGGTCTTCGGCTACCTGCCCGTCAAGGTAGGCCAGAAGTTCACCGAGGAAGACGCCACCGAAGCCGTGCGCCGGCTGTACGGCAGCGGCTTTTTCAGCGACGTCAGCGTCAATACCGACCGCGATGTGGTGGTGGTGAATGTGCAGGAACGCGCAACCATCGCCTCCATCAGCTTCAACGGCATGCGTGAGTTCGACGCCAAGGCGATCACCACGTCCTTGCAGCAGGTGGGTTTTGCCGAAGGCCGGATTTTCGACCGCTCCATGCTTGAGCGCGCCGAATTCGAACTGAAACAGCAGTACATGACCAAGGGCAAGTACGGCGTCGAAGTGACGGCTACCGTCACGCCGCTGCCGCGCAACCGGGTCGGTATCAGTTTTGATATTTTCGAAGGTGAAGTCGCACGCATCCGCGAAATTCACTTCGTCGGCAACAAGGCTTTCTCGGAAAGCGACCTGCTCGACCAGATTCAGCTGACCACGCCCGGCTGGCTGACCTGGTACACGGACACCGACAAGTATTCGCGCGAAAAGCTCGAAGGCGACGTCGAACGCATCCGTTCCTTCTACCTGGACCGCGGCTATCTGGAATACAACGCCGAGCCGCCCCAGGTGACGATCTCGCCCGATCGCAAGGACATCTTCATCACGTTCACCGTGCATGAAGGCGAGCCCTACAAGGTGCGCAGCGTGAAGCTGGCCGGCAACCTGTTGGGCCTGGACACTGAAATCAACAAGCTGGTCAAGATCAAGGCAGGGGATACGTTCTCCGCCGCCGAGGTCAACGACACCAACAAGGCCATCACGGACTACCTGGGCGAACTTGGCTACGCTTTCGCCAACGTCAACCCGAACCCGCAGATGGATCGTGCCAAGCACGAGACCGACCTGACGTTCTACGTCGATCCCAGCCGCCGCGTTTACGTGCGCCGCATCCAGATCGGCGGCAACACCCGCACCCGCGACGAAGTGGTGCGCCGTGAAATGCGCCAGCAGGAATCCGCCTGGTACGACGCCGGCGACATCAAGATGTCGCGCGACCGGATCGACCGCCTGGGTTACTTCAACGACGTCAACGTCAAGACCGATCCGGTTCCGGGCTCCCCCGACCAGGTCGACGTCAACGTCGACGTGAAGGAAAAGCCCACCGGCATGGTGAACCTGGGTGTGGGTTACGGCTCGACCGACCGCGCCATCCTGTCCGCGGGTATCAGCGAAGACAACGTGTTCGGCAGCGGTACCAACCTGACCCTGCAGTTGAACACCAGCGCCACCAACCGTGCCGCCGTGTTGTCGCACACCGATCCGTACTGGACCAAGGACGGCATCAGCCGCACCACGTCGCTGTACTACCGCCAGACCAAGCCCTTCCTGGACAATGACGGCGAATATCGGGTCAAGACCTACGGCCTGGGCATGAACTTCGGTATTCCTATTTCGGAATACGACCGCATCACGCTGGGCGGCGCCTTCGAGCGCAACCAGATCGATCTGTACGACGACTCCCCGCAGGCTTACCAGGACTTCGTCAAGCAGTACGGCGATTCGACCAACGCGTTCATCTTCACCAGCGGCTGGCAGAAGGACACCCGTGACAGCGCCCTGGCGCCGAACAAGGGCTACTTCACCAAGTTGCAGGCCCAGGCTTCGACCATGGACCTGAAGTACACGATGCTGTCGGGTCAGCAACAGATCTTCCTGCCGCTGAGCCGCAGCTACACGCTGGCCTTGAATGGCATGATCGACTACGGCAATGCCTACGGCGGCAAGGACTACCCGGTCATCAAGAACGTGTACGCCGGCGGTATCGGCACCGTGCGCGGCTATGAAGGTTCGTCCCTGGGTCCGCGCGATACGCTCACCGGCGACTATATCGGCGGTGCGCGCCGTATCGTGGCCAATGCCCAGTTGTACCTGCCGTTCCCTGGCGCCAACAAGGACCGCACGCTGCGCTGGTTCATCTTCACGGACGCCGGCCAGGTCAAGCCGGGTTCGGGCATGCAGTGCACCACCGGCAAGTCCAGCGACCCCGTCACCGATCCTTGCGGCTGGCGCTTCTCGGCTGGTGTAGGCCTGTCGTGGCAGTCGCCGCTGGGTCCGCTGCAGCTGTCCTATGCTCGACCGCTGAACCAGAAGCCGGGCGACGACTCGCAAAGCTTCCAGTTCCAGATTGGTACTGGTTTCTAA
- the rseP gene encoding RIP metalloprotease RseP, translating into MLLTLLAFAVALGILITFHELGHYWAARACGVDVHRFSIGFGKVLLRRTDRKGTEWAISAIPLGGYVKMQDDPAPGATPEQAARAFNVQPVRNRILIVAAGPVFNLILAVLLYAGLNLAGVQEPAALLAQPAAGTPAAQAGFQSGDRILSIDNQAVVSWNDARWALMDRVTDGGSVEFDVATAAGGTQRRTLTLTGNHMDPSKGDPLAPTGLRLLEPKPVVRGVVPGSAGERAGLRNGDVIVGVAGQATLDAGRVVEIVQQYPDKTLPLQVRRDGADLTLSAVPQADHDANGRVIGRIGVQLGADLPMVTVRYGLGESLWQGATRTAETAWFSLRMMGRMVTGAVSWRNISGPVTIADYAGQTARIGLAAYISYLALISISLGVLNLLPIPMLDGGHLLYYLIEILRGSPPPSRWLDIGQRAGLGLLAGLMGLALFNDFARLFT; encoded by the coding sequence ATGCTCCTGACCCTGCTCGCTTTTGCCGTTGCCCTCGGCATCCTGATCACTTTCCACGAGCTGGGCCATTACTGGGCAGCGCGGGCCTGCGGCGTCGACGTCCACCGCTTCTCCATCGGCTTCGGCAAGGTGCTGCTGCGCCGGACCGACCGCAAGGGCACCGAATGGGCCATATCGGCCATTCCGCTGGGCGGCTACGTCAAGATGCAGGACGACCCCGCGCCGGGCGCCACGCCTGAACAGGCCGCGCGCGCGTTCAATGTCCAGCCGGTGCGCAACCGCATCCTCATCGTGGCCGCCGGCCCGGTCTTCAACCTGATCCTCGCCGTACTGCTGTACGCCGGCCTCAATCTGGCGGGTGTGCAGGAGCCGGCCGCCTTGCTGGCCCAGCCGGCCGCCGGTACGCCGGCCGCGCAGGCCGGTTTCCAGTCGGGCGATCGCATTCTTTCCATCGACAATCAGGCCGTCGTGTCCTGGAATGACGCCCGCTGGGCGCTGATGGACCGGGTCACGGACGGTGGCAGCGTCGAATTCGACGTGGCCACGGCGGCGGGCGGCACGCAGCGCCGCACCTTGACCCTGACCGGCAACCACATGGATCCCTCGAAGGGCGATCCCCTGGCCCCGACGGGCCTGCGGCTGCTTGAACCCAAGCCGGTAGTGCGGGGCGTGGTGCCGGGCAGCGCCGGCGAGCGCGCCGGGCTGCGCAATGGCGACGTCATCGTCGGCGTGGCCGGCCAGGCCACCCTGGACGCCGGCCGTGTCGTGGAAATCGTCCAGCAATACCCCGACAAAACGTTGCCGCTGCAAGTGCGGCGCGACGGTGCCGACCTGACTCTGTCGGCGGTGCCGCAGGCCGACCATGACGCCAATGGCCGGGTCATCGGCCGCATCGGCGTGCAATTGGGCGCCGACCTGCCCATGGTCACGGTGCGCTACGGCCTGGGCGAAAGCCTGTGGCAGGGCGCCACCCGCACCGCTGAAACCGCCTGGTTCTCCCTGCGCATGATGGGCCGCATGGTCACTGGCGCGGTGTCCTGGCGCAATATCAGCGGCCCGGTCACCATCGCCGACTACGCCGGCCAGACCGCCCGCATCGGCCTGGCGGCCTATATTTCCTATCTGGCGTTGATAAGTATCAGCCTGGGCGTCCTAAATCTCCTGCCTATCCCCATGCTTGATGGTGGACACCTGCTGTACTATCTGATCGAAATTTTACGCGGCAGTCCGCCGCCCTCGCGCTGGCTGGATATAGGGCAGCGCGCGGGTCTGGGATTGCTGGCGGGGCTGATGGGCCTCGCGCTTTTCAATGATTTCGCCAGGCTTTTCACGTAG
- the tsf gene encoding translation elongation factor Ts, producing the protein MAEITASMVKELREKTDAPMMECKKALTEAEGDLARAEEILRVKLGNKASKAAARVTAEGLIGLFISADAKQGAVIEVNCETDFVGKNADFVDFVNKLAELVAVKNPADVAALGALPFAEGTVESTRAGLVGKIGENISVRRFKRIETTDKLASYVHGGRIGVLVEFAGADSVGKDLAMHIAATKPKALNADGVPAADIAAERSVAEQKAAESGKPADIVAKMVEGSVQKFLKEVTLMSQPFVKNDKQSIEQMLKAENAKIAQFALFIVGEGIEKKVLDFAAEVAAAAAGTA; encoded by the coding sequence ATGGCTGAAATTACCGCTTCGATGGTCAAGGAACTGCGCGAAAAGACTGACGCGCCGATGATGGAGTGCAAGAAGGCACTGACCGAAGCCGAGGGCGATCTGGCCCGCGCCGAGGAAATCCTGCGCGTCAAGCTGGGCAACAAGGCCAGCAAGGCTGCCGCCCGCGTCACCGCCGAAGGCCTGATCGGTCTGTTCATCTCGGCCGACGCCAAGCAAGGCGCCGTCATTGAAGTCAACTGCGAAACCGACTTCGTCGGCAAGAACGCCGACTTCGTCGACTTCGTCAACAAGCTGGCCGAACTGGTCGCCGTGAAGAACCCGGCTGACGTGGCTGCCCTGGGCGCGCTGCCCTTCGCTGAAGGCACCGTCGAATCGACGCGCGCCGGCCTGGTCGGCAAGATCGGCGAAAACATCTCGGTGCGCCGCTTCAAGCGTATCGAAACCACCGACAAGCTGGCCAGCTATGTGCACGGCGGCCGTATTGGTGTGTTGGTCGAGTTCGCCGGCGCTGACAGCGTGGGTAAGGACCTGGCCATGCACATCGCCGCCACCAAGCCCAAGGCCCTGAACGCCGACGGCGTCCCGGCTGCCGACATCGCCGCCGAGCGCTCGGTTGCCGAGCAGAAGGCTGCCGAATCGGGCAAGCCGGCTGACATCGTCGCCAAGATGGTCGAAGGTTCGGTGCAGAAGTTCCTGAAGGAAGTGACGTTGATGTCGCAGCCTTTCGTCAAGAACGACAAGCAGTCGATCGAACAGATGCTCAAGGCCGAAAACGCCAAGATCGCTCAATTCGCCCTGTTTATCGTCGGCGAAGGCATCGAGAAGAAGGTTCTCGACTTCGCAGCCGAGGTGGCCGCGGCGGCGGCTGGCACGGCCTGA
- a CDS encoding 1-deoxy-D-xylulose-5-phosphate reductoisomerase, which yields MRAFQRIAVLGSTGSIGDSTLDVIARHPELFGVYALSAFSRMEKLAEQAAATRAAVVAVPDAAAAGRFRDAWSAGKYKAAMPEVRVGVQALADTAADAGCDTVVAAIVGAAGLPSSLAAARAGKRILLANKEALVAAGSLFMAAVRDNGAELLPIDSEHNAIFQCLPHGARASAPTAPAAGVRRLLITASGGPFRQRDPATLHEVTPDQACAHPNWSMGRKISVDSATMVNKGLEVIEAHWLFAMPADRIEVVIHPQSVVHSMVEYDDGSVLAQLGQPDMRTPIAYGLGFPDRLQSGVGMLDLVRWGRLDFEAPDLRRFPCLGLCFDALRAGQGACIALNAANELAVAAFLAGDLGYTRIAPAIAAALQWQAGRPSVTLSGLEDVLGLDAEVRALVAEWLIHSRIS from the coding sequence TTGAGGGCATTTCAACGCATCGCCGTTCTGGGTTCCACGGGCTCCATCGGGGATAGCACGCTTGACGTGATCGCGCGTCATCCCGAGCTTTTTGGGGTTTATGCCCTGTCGGCCTTCAGCCGCATGGAAAAGCTGGCAGAGCAGGCCGCCGCCACGCGCGCCGCCGTCGTGGCAGTGCCAGACGCCGCCGCCGCGGGCCGTTTTCGCGACGCCTGGAGCGCCGGCAAATACAAGGCCGCCATGCCCGAGGTCCGCGTGGGTGTCCAGGCCCTGGCCGATACGGCCGCCGATGCGGGCTGCGACACTGTGGTGGCCGCCATCGTCGGCGCCGCCGGCTTGCCGTCGTCGCTGGCGGCAGCCCGAGCCGGTAAACGCATTCTGCTGGCCAACAAGGAAGCGCTGGTCGCCGCCGGGTCGCTGTTCATGGCCGCGGTGCGCGACAACGGCGCCGAACTGCTGCCTATCGACAGCGAACACAACGCGATTTTCCAGTGCCTGCCGCACGGCGCGCGCGCCAGCGCGCCGACCGCGCCCGCCGCCGGCGTGCGCCGCCTGCTCATCACCGCGTCCGGCGGACCTTTCCGTCAGCGCGATCCCGCCACCCTGCACGAGGTCACCCCTGACCAGGCCTGCGCCCACCCGAACTGGAGCATGGGCCGCAAGATTTCCGTCGACTCGGCGACCATGGTCAACAAGGGCCTGGAGGTCATTGAGGCACATTGGCTGTTCGCCATGCCGGCGGACCGCATCGAAGTCGTGATCCATCCGCAGAGCGTCGTCCATTCCATGGTGGAGTACGACGACGGTTCGGTGCTGGCGCAGTTGGGCCAGCCGGACATGCGCACCCCCATCGCCTACGGCCTCGGTTTTCCCGACCGGCTGCAAAGCGGCGTCGGCATGCTGGACCTGGTGCGCTGGGGCCGGCTCGATTTCGAAGCGCCCGACCTGCGCCGCTTTCCCTGCCTGGGCCTGTGCTTCGACGCCTTGCGGGCGGGGCAGGGCGCCTGCATCGCGCTGAACGCCGCCAATGAGCTCGCCGTGGCGGCCTTCCTGGCGGGCGATCTGGGCTATACCCGCATCGCCCCGGCCATCGCCGCAGCGCTCCAGTGGCAGGCGGGCCGGCCATCTGTTACGCTGAGCGGCCTGGAGGATGTCCTCGGCCTGGACGCCGAAGTGCGTGCCCTGGTGGCCGAATGGCTTATACATTCCCGGATTTCTTGA
- the pyrH gene encoding UMP kinase: MATRSYKRVLLKLSGEALMGEDAFGINRATIGRMTEEIAEIAAMGVELAIVIGGGNIFRGVAPGAQGMDRATADYMGMMATIMNALALQDALKHRSVDTRVQSALNIEQVVEPYIRPKALRYLEEGKVVIFAAGTGNPFFTTDTAAALRGAEIGAEIVLKATKVDGIYSADPNKDPEATRYSRISFDEAIVRRLEVMDATAFALCRDQKLPIKVFSINKSGALKRAVSGEDEGTLVHV; this comes from the coding sequence ATGGCAACCAGATCGTATAAACGGGTTCTTCTCAAGCTGTCCGGCGAGGCCCTGATGGGCGAGGATGCCTTCGGGATCAACCGCGCGACCATCGGGCGCATGACCGAAGAAATCGCCGAAATCGCTGCCATGGGCGTTGAACTCGCCATCGTCATCGGCGGCGGCAACATTTTTCGCGGCGTGGCGCCGGGTGCCCAGGGCATGGACCGGGCCACCGCCGACTATATGGGCATGATGGCCACCATCATGAACGCCCTGGCCCTGCAGGATGCCCTCAAGCACCGCAGCGTCGATACGCGCGTGCAATCGGCGCTGAACATCGAACAGGTCGTCGAACCCTACATCCGCCCGAAGGCGCTGCGCTACCTCGAAGAGGGCAAGGTCGTCATTTTCGCGGCGGGTACCGGCAATCCCTTCTTCACCACCGATACGGCCGCCGCGCTGCGCGGTGCCGAAATCGGCGCTGAAATCGTCCTCAAGGCCACCAAGGTCGACGGCATCTACAGCGCGGATCCCAACAAGGATCCCGAAGCGACCCGTTATTCCCGCATCAGTTTCGATGAAGCCATCGTGCGCCGCCTCGAAGTCATGGACGCAACGGCTTTCGCCCTGTGCCGCGACCAGAAGCTGCCCATCAAGGTGTTTTCCATCAATAAATCGGGAGCCTTGAAGCGCGCCGTCAGCGGCGAAGACGAAGGCACGCTGGTCCACGTTTGA
- the uppS gene encoding polyprenyl diphosphate synthase, with translation MPPLMGLLSSTQAVPEISAVPQHVAIIMDGNGRWATRRHLPRTAGHAKGVQAVRRVVEGCGRLGVRYLTLFAFSSENWRRPAEEVSLLMRLFVQALEREVDKLDSQGVRLRVVGDLSPFEPRLRDLIDQAQARTAHHDRLHLSICANYGGRWDVLQATKRMLAENPQLAQQPDGIDEATLSRYLSMAWAPEPDLFIRTGGEQRISNYLIWQLAYTELYFTDRYWPDFGAAELAEAFEWYRTRERRFGRTSAQLGKR, from the coding sequence ATGCCACCACTCATGGGTTTGCTCAGTTCCACCCAGGCCGTTCCCGAAATCTCGGCGGTCCCCCAGCACGTTGCCATCATCATGGATGGCAACGGTCGTTGGGCCACGCGGCGCCATTTGCCTCGCACGGCCGGTCACGCCAAGGGCGTGCAGGCGGTGCGCCGTGTCGTCGAAGGCTGCGGACGCCTGGGCGTGCGCTATCTGACGCTGTTCGCCTTCAGTTCCGAGAACTGGCGGCGCCCGGCCGAGGAAGTGTCGCTGCTCATGCGCCTGTTCGTACAGGCGCTGGAGCGCGAAGTCGACAAGCTGGATTCGCAGGGCGTGCGCCTGCGGGTCGTGGGCGACCTGTCGCCCTTCGAGCCGCGCCTGCGCGACCTGATCGATCAGGCGCAGGCGCGCACCGCCCACCACGACCGCCTGCACCTGTCGATCTGCGCCAACTATGGCGGTCGCTGGGACGTCCTGCAGGCGACCAAGCGCATGCTGGCGGAAAACCCCCAGCTGGCCCAGCAGCCTGACGGCATCGACGAAGCCACGCTCTCGCGCTATCTGTCGATGGCCTGGGCGCCCGAGCCCGATCTGTTCATCCGCACCGGCGGAGAGCAGCGCATTTCCAATTACCTGATCTGGCAATTGGCCTACACCGAGCTTTATTTCACCGACCGCTACTGGCCGGATTTCGGCGCCGCCGAACTGGCGGAAGCGTTCGAGTGGTACCGCACCCGCGAGCGCCGTTTCGGCCGTACCAGCGCCCAGTTGGGCAAGCGCTGA
- a CDS encoding phosphatidate cytidylyltransferase, which translates to MLGQRIATAIVLLIVLGLAMSVATPWPFVALLALATGCAGWEWLRLTLPGTTKLAGAGAAGSGSGYGAVIGGVLLALVSLVLAALWLQTPTSEASLRSVGFMFSIVVPVAVILWIVVAVPTVVRGRADVAPASLGLSLFAVPALLAAWAVLAMLFVQRGPWFVLSLLAVVWVADIAAYFTGRAFGRRKLAPRVSPGKTVEGALGGILAVVLWIAVSSLWAPTFGAALVARWGWAGALPLAVVLAALSIIGDLFESLLKRRAGRKDSSALLPGHGGIYDRIDAVLPVAPLAFILIGVGF; encoded by the coding sequence ATGCTAGGCCAGCGTATCGCCACCGCCATCGTTTTGCTGATTGTTTTGGGCCTGGCCATGAGCGTCGCCACGCCCTGGCCGTTCGTGGCGTTGCTGGCGCTGGCCACCGGCTGCGCCGGCTGGGAGTGGCTGCGCCTGACCCTGCCTGGCACGACCAAGCTGGCGGGCGCGGGTGCCGCCGGCTCTGGCTCCGGATACGGCGCCGTCATCGGCGGCGTGCTGCTGGCGCTGGTCAGCCTGGTCCTTGCCGCCCTGTGGCTGCAGACGCCCACGTCAGAAGCCAGCCTGCGCTCCGTGGGCTTCATGTTCAGCATCGTCGTCCCCGTGGCCGTCATTCTCTGGATCGTCGTCGCCGTCCCGACCGTGGTGCGCGGCCGCGCCGACGTGGCGCCGGCCAGCCTTGGCCTGAGCCTGTTCGCCGTGCCGGCGCTGCTGGCCGCCTGGGCCGTGCTGGCCATGCTCTTCGTTCAGCGCGGCCCGTGGTTCGTGCTTTCGCTGCTGGCGGTGGTGTGGGTGGCGGATATCGCCGCCTATTTCACCGGCCGCGCTTTCGGCCGCCGCAAGCTGGCGCCCCGCGTCAGTCCGGGCAAGACCGTCGAGGGCGCCCTTGGTGGCATCCTGGCCGTGGTGCTCTGGATCGCGGTCAGCAGCCTGTGGGCGCCCACCTTCGGCGCGGCCCTGGTGGCGCGTTGGGGCTGGGCCGGCGCCTTGCCGCTGGCCGTGGTGCTGGCGGCGCTGTCCATCATCGGCGATCTGTTCGAGTCCCTGCTCAAGCGGCGGGCCGGCCGCAAGGATTCCAGCGCCCTGTTGCCGGGCCACGGCGGCATCTACGATCGCATCGACGCAGTGCTGCCCGTGGCGCCCTTGGCGTTCATTCTTATCGGAGTCGGGTTTTGA